The proteins below are encoded in one region of Hordeum vulgare subsp. vulgare chromosome 3H, MorexV3_pseudomolecules_assembly, whole genome shotgun sequence:
- the LOC123440657 gene encoding auxin-responsive protein SAUR71-like, with the protein MAMAMWRKKETAGASGAAPACVVRFAGEGGGKIPKGYVPMVLVGDEGEGDERVLVHVGMLTEPCVLALLEMSAQRFGYGQGGVLRIPCGVERFEQTVRGHRRETLQDPACAAAH; encoded by the coding sequence ATGGCCATGGCCATGTGGAGAAAGAAGGAGACGGCCGGAGCCAGCGGCGCGGCCCCGGCATGCGTTGTTCGGTTCGCCGGCGAGGGCGGGGGGAAGATCCCCAAGGGCTACGTCCCGATGGTCCTCGTCGGCGACGAGGGAGAAGGGGACGAAAGGGTGCTGGTTCACGTCGGGATGCTCACGGAGCCGTGCGTCTTGGCTCTGTTGGAGATGTCAGCGCAGCGATTCGGGTACGGCCAGGGGGGCGTCCTGAGGATCCCGTGCGGCGTGGAGCGGTTCGAGCAGACGGTCCGTGGCCACCGGCGGGAGACGCTGCAAGATCCTGCGTGCGCAGCAGCGCACTAG